A window of Streptomyces profundus genomic DNA:
GACGCGGACGGTGAGCCCGGTCGGAGCGCGCCGGATCGCGACATCCTCGGGCGCCAGCCGAGGCACCCGGCGCAGCAGGAAGTAGGGCAGCGTGAAGAGCACGGCCGCCGGCCAGGCGTACCGGTGCAGCGCGAAACTGGCGACCACGTCGGGCCTGGCATCCCGGCCGTAGGCGGCGCGCGCCTGCTCGGCCTCCTCGACGAGGAACGCGTCCAGCGCCGCGCCCCCTGCGGCCAGGTCGTCGGCCCGTGTCCAGCCCGCACCCGAACGCGGCTCGCCCTCGACGACGCGCAACGTGGGCATCGCCTCGGTCACCCGGGCGAAAGCGGGGGTCAGCGGCGTTGTGGTGGTCAACGCGGGCACGGTCATCTGGCCACCGATCCGTTACTGGTACAGGTAAGCCTTACCTTACCTGACCGAGGTCTGGGGTTTGCCGGTGCGGAAACTCCGCCTAGGGTGCTGGAACCCACTTGATTCGGGGGCAGGAGGGATGGAGCGGACAGATGGAACCCACCCGAATGGAATCGGCCATTTCGGTGGCCGGGCCCGTGGCTGGCCGTGTCCCGCCCAGGCGCCGTTCACCGCTGCCGGTGCGCCCCCGGTCCCTGCCGAAGCGCTACTCGGTCAGGGCCCAGGTGCTGGCCGCCCTGCGGGACGCCCTGGCCAGCGGCGAGCTGGCCGCGGGCGAGACCTACTCGGCGCCGCTGCTGGCCGAGCGGTACGGCGTCTCCGCCACCCCCGTGCGGGAGGCGATGCAGCGGCTGGCCAGCGAGGGCGTGGTGGAGACGGTGCCCAACCGGGGTTTCCGGGTCACCGGGCGCAGCCAGCGCGATCTGGCCGAGGTGGCCGAGGTGCGCGCCGCCCTGGAGATCCCCGCCCTGCTCGCGCTCGGGCGCACGCTGCCCCGGGAACGCTGGGAGGAACTGCGCCCGCTGGCCGACGCGACGGTCCGCGTCGCGCTGCTCGGCGACCGCGCGGGCTACGCGGACGCGGACCGCGCGTTCCACCGCGAGCTGCTCGGCCTGACGGGCAACCGTCATCTGGTCGCCGTCGCCCAGGAGATGCACCGCAAGGCCCAGAGCCCGCGCGTCGGCGGACGCCCTGCCGGCTGCGTCGAGCTCGTCACCAACGCCCGCCAACACGGCTTCCTGCTCGACGCGTTGGCCTGCGGCGACCTCGTCACGGTCGAACGCCTGGCCCGCGCCCACCTGGCGGCGTAGCGGGACGCGTCGGCTGTCGTCCGACGCCGTCGGATGGCGGGCCGACCCCCTTGCCCCCCTTTCCCCCGCGCTGGCCGGTACGTCCGCTGCGACGGCCATCAGCCGGCCGGGCCGCCCTGGCCCGACGGCGGGGCTTGCCGTCGGCGGGTGGGCTGGTGCCGTGGCATCCCGTCCGGGGCCCAGCTCGCCCGCCGTCGCCAGGCGGCGGGTTGTCCTGGTGTCCGGTGCGACGGTCGGGCCTGCCGTGGCCGGGCGGCCGTTCCGGCCGCTGCCCGGCCCTGGCACCGTCGCCAGGCGGGCGATCCGCCCCCGTGCCGGGGCGGTGTCAGTCGGTCCGGTCGCCGGTGGGGGCGGGGGCCAGTTGGGGGGCCAGCCAGTGGGGCACCTCGCCGAGCAGGCGGAAGAGGCGGGTCGCCTCGGCGCGCAGCCGGTCGGCCTCCTGCGGTGGCTGCACGCCGGCGAGCGCGACCAGGGCCGGCGCGATGCCGACCAGGAAGCCCAACTCCTCGCGCAGCCGCAGCGATTCGGCGAAGCCGTGCCGCGCCTCCGCCACCTCGCCGTTCTCCAGCGCCAGCGCCGCCAGATGGCGCCAGGTGTAGGAGCTGAGCAGCGCGTCCCCCCTGCTGAGCGCCTCGTTGTGGGCGCGGCGGTAGCCCGTCTCCGCCGCCTGCGGATTGCCGCTCACATGCTCGGCCATCAGCCCGCGCCGGAAGTCCAGCAGTGGTCGTCCCGGGGAGCCGGGCGCCAGCAGCGC
This region includes:
- a CDS encoding GntR family transcriptional regulator translates to MESAISVAGPVAGRVPPRRRSPLPVRPRSLPKRYSVRAQVLAALRDALASGELAAGETYSAPLLAERYGVSATPVREAMQRLASEGVVETVPNRGFRVTGRSQRDLAEVAEVRAALEIPALLALGRTLPRERWEELRPLADATVRVALLGDRAGYADADRAFHRELLGLTGNRHLVAVAQEMHRKAQSPRVGGRPAGCVELVTNARQHGFLLDALACGDLVTVERLARAHLAA